A single region of the Marinobacter salinisoli genome encodes:
- a CDS encoding methyl-accepting chemotaxis protein has protein sequence MRKNLPVTQREITMRPGGRLISTTDLKGVITYCNDEFCEISGYAREELEGQAHNLIRHPDMPQAAFQNMWTYLKAGKAWMGVVKNRAKNGDFYWVSAYVTPVWENGQMVGYESVRVAPTREQIGRAEKLYGRLLAGKSAVSRLDKTSSVLKSGWSWLMSLGVSLVALSMADAGWLPITLVVAGHGVGATLLMKSVIGRLQRLLALRPDAFRDPVIARGYSDENGSFAEMEMMLLSEEARIRTGLARIDDQAELLDRQAQETLGYVGEGAQAIARQRAETDQTASAIHEMTVSIQEVAEAVVNNAREAEQANRLAGVGSERSAEALVVIEQLVGRVNGLGQTISRLGEATHSIGEAANLISEIAEQTNLLALNAAIEAARAGEQGRGFAVVADEVRSLARRTRESTIRIQDVIDDFRTQVDAAITATREGEDVAGTGLEKVQEAEHSLRDIVSSIQTISDSFISMSAAFEEQSQVSDEINRQITSIADLADHSDTQADEARQSSERLGRMSRGLKDLSARFIQKQGR, from the coding sequence ATGCGTAAAAATCTGCCGGTAACCCAGCGAGAAATCACCATGCGTCCGGGCGGGCGCCTGATCTCGACCACCGATCTCAAAGGCGTGATCACCTATTGCAACGACGAGTTCTGCGAGATCAGCGGATACGCCCGTGAGGAACTGGAGGGGCAGGCGCATAACCTGATTCGCCACCCGGATATGCCTCAGGCGGCGTTCCAGAACATGTGGACTTACCTGAAAGCCGGCAAGGCCTGGATGGGCGTGGTTAAGAACCGGGCCAAAAACGGGGACTTCTACTGGGTCAGCGCCTACGTCACGCCGGTGTGGGAAAACGGCCAGATGGTGGGGTACGAATCGGTGCGAGTGGCCCCGACCCGGGAGCAGATTGGCCGTGCGGAGAAACTCTACGGCCGGTTACTGGCGGGCAAATCCGCCGTCAGCCGGTTGGATAAGACCAGCTCGGTATTGAAATCCGGCTGGTCCTGGCTGATGTCACTGGGCGTAAGCCTGGTGGCCCTGAGCATGGCCGATGCAGGCTGGTTGCCGATCACCCTGGTGGTGGCCGGTCACGGTGTCGGCGCGACCCTGCTGATGAAGTCGGTGATTGGCCGGCTGCAGCGTTTGCTGGCGTTACGCCCCGACGCTTTCAGGGATCCGGTGATTGCCCGGGGCTACAGCGATGAGAACGGCTCGTTCGCTGAAATGGAAATGATGCTGCTGAGCGAAGAGGCGCGCATCCGCACCGGACTGGCGCGGATTGACGATCAGGCGGAACTGCTGGACCGTCAGGCGCAGGAAACCCTGGGCTATGTGGGCGAAGGCGCCCAGGCGATCGCGCGCCAGCGTGCCGAAACCGATCAGACCGCCTCCGCCATCCACGAGATGACCGTGTCGATTCAGGAAGTCGCGGAAGCCGTAGTCAATAACGCCCGGGAAGCGGAGCAAGCCAATCGTCTGGCCGGCGTTGGCAGTGAACGCAGTGCCGAAGCCCTGGTGGTGATTGAGCAGCTGGTCGGCCGGGTGAATGGCCTGGGCCAGACCATCAGCAGGCTGGGCGAGGCCACCCACAGCATCGGTGAGGCCGCGAACCTGATTTCCGAGATCGCCGAGCAGACCAACCTGCTGGCGCTGAATGCCGCCATCGAGGCCGCCCGGGCCGGTGAACAGGGCCGTGGCTTTGCCGTGGTGGCCGATGAGGTGCGCTCCCTGGCGCGCCGTACCCGCGAATCAACCATCCGGATTCAGGACGTGATTGACGATTTCCGTACCCAGGTGGATGCCGCCATCACCGCTACCCGGGAAGGCGAAGACGTTGCCGGCACCGGCCTGGAGAAGGTTCAGGAGGCCGAGCATTCGCTGCGGGATATCGTCAGTTCGATCCAGACCATCTCCGACAGTTTCATCAGCATGTCGGCGGCATTCGAAGAGCAGAGCCAGGTGTCCGATGAGATCAACCGTCAGATCACCAGCATTGCGGACCTGGCCGATCACAGCGATACCCAGGCGGATGAGGCCCGGCAGAGCAGTGAACGTCTGGGCCGGATGTCCCGTGGTTTGAAAGACCTGAGTGCTCGCTTTATCCAGAAACAAGGCCGGTAA
- a CDS encoding efflux RND transporter periplasmic adaptor subunit, with amino-acid sequence MQRIVMALVLVAIAFAAGWWARPLWTSTDASAVESDANAQAEPLYWVAPMDPNYRRDKPGKSPMGMDLVPVYEEDQGGSDDGGVTIAPRIVSSLGVRIAEATEGALELPIETVGRVMYDEDQLVHVHSRVSGWVEKLQITATGDPVSKGTTLMELYSPDLVYAQEEFLLARRMNDPRMKRSARNKLLVLGITERQVNELDRRGEATQRIRIEAPEGGFVSSLNIREGMFITPDTEVMAIGSLASVWVIGEVFERHAGLVEPGQAVEISVPAFPGESWTGEVDFIYPELDAQTRTLRVRIRVPNPDQRLRPNMFVDLRLNAPIGDNLLSIPREALIRDGRHPRVILSEGDGRFRPVPVSPGREVGDRVVVIEGLTAGQQVVTSAQFLIDSETNLDAALARLEEAEPEEPKPEQVEVGATVTGLMPEMGMIALEHEPIPAWDWPTMKMDFELADGVELPPLEVGDPVVVQIRDAGDWTYIIEGIEAAGASSATEQTTPERVVEATGEVREVIAGPRLVTVVHDPIPEWQWPKMTMTFEVAEDVDFDQLTANQRIEFRLRETEQGDYRLESFQPLK; translated from the coding sequence ATGCAACGTATTGTTATGGCGCTGGTGCTTGTGGCCATCGCTTTTGCCGCCGGCTGGTGGGCGCGTCCGCTATGGACCAGCACCGATGCGAGCGCGGTTGAGTCCGACGCTAATGCCCAGGCGGAGCCGCTCTACTGGGTGGCCCCGATGGATCCCAACTACCGCCGCGACAAGCCCGGAAAATCCCCCATGGGTATGGATCTGGTGCCGGTCTACGAAGAGGACCAGGGCGGGTCGGATGACGGTGGTGTCACGATCGCTCCACGCATCGTGTCGAGCCTCGGCGTGCGGATTGCTGAGGCGACCGAGGGTGCGCTGGAGCTCCCGATCGAGACTGTTGGCCGGGTCATGTACGACGAGGATCAGCTGGTGCATGTCCACAGCCGGGTGTCGGGCTGGGTAGAAAAACTGCAGATTACCGCCACTGGCGACCCGGTTTCCAAAGGGACAACCCTGATGGAGTTGTACTCGCCGGACCTGGTCTACGCGCAGGAAGAGTTCCTGCTGGCCCGGCGTATGAACGACCCCCGGATGAAGCGTTCGGCCCGCAACAAACTGTTGGTGCTGGGCATCACGGAGCGCCAGGTCAATGAACTGGATCGGCGCGGGGAGGCCACCCAGCGCATCCGGATTGAAGCGCCGGAAGGCGGCTTTGTGTCCAGTCTGAACATTCGTGAGGGCATGTTTATCACCCCCGATACCGAGGTGATGGCGATTGGTTCACTGGCGTCAGTGTGGGTCATCGGTGAGGTGTTCGAGCGCCACGCCGGCCTGGTGGAACCGGGCCAAGCCGTCGAGATTTCGGTACCCGCTTTCCCGGGCGAAAGCTGGACCGGCGAGGTGGATTTCATCTATCCGGAACTGGACGCACAAACCCGGACTCTGCGGGTGCGCATCCGGGTGCCCAACCCGGATCAGCGGCTGCGACCGAATATGTTTGTCGATCTGCGCCTGAACGCACCGATTGGCGACAACCTGCTATCGATTCCGAGGGAAGCGCTGATCCGGGATGGGCGCCATCCCCGCGTCATTCTGTCCGAGGGCGATGGACGATTTCGGCCTGTGCCGGTCAGCCCGGGGCGGGAAGTCGGCGATCGGGTGGTGGTCATCGAGGGCCTGACAGCCGGTCAGCAAGTGGTGACCTCTGCGCAGTTCCTGATCGACTCCGAAACCAATCTGGATGCCGCCCTGGCGCGCCTGGAAGAAGCCGAGCCGGAAGAGCCCAAGCCTGAGCAGGTGGAGGTGGGCGCCACTGTCACCGGCCTGATGCCGGAGATGGGCATGATTGCCCTCGAACACGAACCGATCCCGGCCTGGGACTGGCCCACCATGAAGATGGATTTCGAGCTGGCGGACGGTGTCGAACTGCCCCCGCTGGAAGTTGGCGATCCGGTGGTGGTGCAAATCCGCGATGCCGGCGACTGGACCTACATCATCGAGGGCATCGAAGCCGCCGGAGCAAGCTCCGCCACAGAACAGACCACACCCGAGAGGGTGGTCGAGGCTACTGGTGAGGTCCGTGAGGTCATCGCCGGGCCCCGCCTGGTGACGGTGGTGCACGACCCCATCCCGGAATGGCAGTGGCCGAAAATGACCATGACCTTTGAGGTGGCCGAGGACGTCGACTTTGACCAGCTCACTGCCAATCAGCGCATTGAATTCCGCCTGCGGGAAACCGAGCAAGGCGATTACCGGCTGGAATCCTTCCAGCCCCTGAAGTAA
- a CDS encoding copper-binding protein produces MKTIVSAFVFSASLALLPGVTMADSHGMDGHQGMHGDQADGHMMNGQHQQMMRKVDGMGTVNKVMGDHHMINVTHEPIEAMGWPTMRMNFKTDQSVDLGSLKEGDQVRFVMEVDENNNYRIIEIEKQ; encoded by the coding sequence ATGAAAACCATTGTTTCAGCATTCGTATTCAGCGCCAGCCTGGCCCTGCTTCCCGGTGTCACCATGGCCGACAGCCACGGCATGGACGGCCACCAGGGTATGCACGGCGATCAGGCTGACGGCCACATGATGAATGGCCAGCATCAGCAGATGATGCGCAAGGTGGATGGCATGGGCACCGTCAATAAGGTGATGGGTGACCATCACATGATCAATGTCACCCACGAACCCATCGAGGCCATGGGCTGGCCGACCATGCGGATGAATTTCAAGACCGACCAGTCGGTGGATCTGGGTTCCCTGAAAGAAGGTGACCAGGTGCGTTTCGTCATGGAAGTGGACGAAAACAACAACTACCGGATCATCGAGATCGAAAAGCAGTAA
- a CDS encoding efflux RND transporter permease subunit translates to MINAVLRWSIHNRFFVLLATVILVGWGLFALRNTPVDAIPDLSDVQVIVKTTYPGQAPQVVEDQVTYPLTTAMLSVPGATTVRGFSFFGDSFVYVIFEDGTDLYWARSRVLEYLNQVAGDLPDAAKPQLGPDATGVGWVYSYALVDRTGQHDLSQLRSIQDWFLKYELQTLPGVSEVATVGGMVRQYQVVVDPNRLRAHGIPLQQVHAAISAGNQESGASVVEMAEGEYMVRVTGYIQGLEDLRQIPITLSDAGTPLLLRDLADVRLGPQMRRGVAELNGEGEVVGGIIVMRSGANALETIDATKQRLAELKSSLPDGVEVIPTYDRSTLIQSAVDNLYTKLVQEFLVVTLICAAFLFHLRSALVVIISLPIGILAAFVVMYYQGINANIMSLGGIAIAIGAMVDGAIVMIENVHKHIERTPLTPENRWAVIGRAAGEVAAPLFFSLLIITMSFLPVFTLEAQEGKLFAPLAFTKTYAMAAAAGLAITLVPVLMGYFIRGRVLPEHRNPLNRLLIAAYTPLLQAVLKQPYLALVLGLAVLAVGFWPMDKLGSEFMPPLDEGDLMYMPTTYAGVSVGKARQILQQTDRLIATVPEVERVFGKVGRAETATDPAPLTMLETFITLKPRDQWREGVDLEALKAELNQLVDFPGVTNAWVMPIKTRIDMLSTGIKTPVGIKVAGPELDQIQAIGQQLETILPVVDGTASVYSERVAGGRYIKVDIDREKAARFGLNIEDVQTVVRTAIGGMQVTETVEGLERYPVNLRYPQRYRDSVEQMRLLPIVTPRGDRIALADVAKVEVEDGAPVIKSENARLNGWTLVDIEGRDLGSWVAEAREVVERELELPPGYSIAWSGQYEYMVRAKERLSLVIPLTLAIIVVLLYLNFRNFIEVLIILGTLPFSMIGGIWLMYLLGYNLSVAVGVGFIALAGVAVEIGVLMLVYLNQAWHRVQESVDHQLGQIEFEQLREAVVHGAAQRVRPVMMTVASIVVGLVPIMVGTGTGSEVMQRVAGPMIGGMISTLILALLLIPAIFYLWKRRIVKNHSIKREI, encoded by the coding sequence ATGATCAACGCCGTTTTGCGCTGGTCCATTCACAATCGTTTCTTCGTCCTTCTGGCCACGGTGATTCTGGTCGGCTGGGGCTTGTTTGCGCTGCGTAACACCCCGGTGGATGCCATCCCGGATCTGTCGGATGTGCAGGTGATCGTCAAAACCACCTATCCCGGGCAGGCCCCGCAGGTGGTGGAGGATCAGGTTACCTATCCGCTGACCACCGCCATGCTGTCCGTACCGGGTGCGACCACGGTGCGCGGATTCTCATTCTTCGGCGATTCCTTCGTTTACGTGATTTTTGAGGACGGCACCGACCTGTACTGGGCCCGATCCCGGGTGCTGGAATACCTCAATCAGGTGGCGGGGGACCTGCCCGATGCCGCCAAACCTCAGCTCGGCCCGGACGCTACCGGGGTGGGCTGGGTGTACTCCTACGCCCTGGTGGACCGCACCGGGCAGCACGACTTGTCTCAGCTGCGCTCGATCCAGGACTGGTTCCTGAAATACGAATTGCAGACTCTGCCCGGCGTGTCCGAGGTCGCCACCGTGGGCGGCATGGTGCGCCAGTACCAGGTGGTGGTTGATCCCAACCGCCTGCGCGCCCACGGTATTCCGTTGCAGCAGGTCCATGCGGCCATCAGCGCGGGGAACCAGGAATCGGGTGCCTCGGTGGTGGAAATGGCCGAGGGTGAATACATGGTGCGGGTCACCGGCTACATTCAGGGCCTGGAGGACTTGCGACAGATACCCATTACCCTGAGCGATGCAGGCACGCCGCTGCTGCTGCGTGATCTGGCGGACGTGCGGCTCGGCCCGCAAATGCGCCGGGGGGTTGCCGAACTCAATGGCGAGGGCGAAGTGGTGGGCGGCATCATCGTCATGCGCTCCGGTGCCAATGCCCTGGAAACCATCGATGCCACCAAGCAGCGTCTGGCAGAACTGAAGAGCAGCCTGCCCGACGGGGTGGAGGTCATCCCCACCTATGACCGTTCCACGCTGATCCAGAGTGCGGTGGACAATCTTTACACCAAGCTGGTGCAGGAGTTCCTAGTGGTGACGCTGATCTGCGCTGCCTTCCTGTTCCACCTGCGTTCGGCACTGGTGGTGATTATCAGCCTGCCCATCGGCATCCTCGCTGCTTTTGTGGTGATGTACTACCAGGGCATCAACGCCAACATCATGTCGCTCGGCGGCATCGCCATTGCGATCGGTGCCATGGTGGATGGCGCCATCGTGATGATCGAGAACGTTCACAAGCACATCGAGCGAACACCCCTGACCCCCGAAAACCGATGGGCGGTGATTGGCCGGGCGGCCGGCGAGGTCGCGGCGCCGCTGTTTTTCTCCCTGCTGATCATCACCATGAGTTTCCTGCCGGTGTTCACCCTGGAAGCGCAGGAAGGCAAGCTGTTCGCCCCGCTGGCCTTTACCAAGACCTACGCCATGGCCGCTGCCGCAGGGCTGGCCATCACCCTGGTACCGGTGCTGATGGGCTATTTCATCCGGGGGCGGGTCCTGCCGGAGCACCGCAACCCCCTCAACCGGTTACTGATTGCTGCCTATACACCGTTGCTACAGGCCGTGCTGAAACAGCCCTACCTGGCGCTCGTGCTCGGGCTGGCGGTACTGGCGGTTGGCTTCTGGCCGATGGACAAGCTCGGTAGTGAATTCATGCCGCCATTGGACGAGGGCGATCTGATGTACATGCCCACCACCTACGCCGGTGTGTCGGTGGGCAAGGCCCGCCAGATTCTGCAGCAGACCGACCGGCTGATCGCCACGGTACCGGAGGTGGAGCGGGTGTTCGGTAAGGTCGGGCGGGCGGAAACCGCCACCGACCCGGCACCGCTGACCATGCTCGAAACCTTCATTACCCTCAAACCCCGGGATCAGTGGCGCGAGGGCGTTGATCTGGAAGCCCTCAAGGCGGAACTCAATCAGTTGGTGGACTTCCCGGGAGTGACCAACGCCTGGGTGATGCCGATCAAGACCCGCATCGACATGCTGTCCACCGGCATCAAGACCCCGGTGGGCATCAAGGTGGCCGGGCCGGAACTGGATCAGATCCAGGCCATAGGTCAGCAGCTTGAAACCATCCTGCCGGTGGTCGACGGCACCGCCTCGGTGTATTCCGAGCGGGTGGCGGGTGGCCGCTATATCAAGGTGGATATCGACCGGGAGAAAGCCGCCCGGTTTGGTTTAAACATCGAGGATGTTCAGACGGTCGTGCGCACGGCCATTGGTGGCATGCAAGTCACAGAAACCGTGGAAGGGCTGGAGCGCTACCCGGTGAATCTGCGTTATCCCCAGCGTTATCGGGATTCGGTGGAACAGATGCGTCTGCTGCCCATCGTAACTCCCCGGGGGGATCGCATCGCCCTGGCGGATGTGGCGAAGGTCGAGGTAGAGGACGGTGCCCCGGTGATCAAATCGGAAAATGCCCGTCTTAACGGCTGGACCCTGGTGGATATCGAAGGTCGGGACCTGGGCTCCTGGGTGGCGGAGGCCCGGGAGGTCGTGGAGCGGGAGCTGGAACTGCCACCGGGATACTCCATCGCCTGGTCGGGCCAGTACGAGTATATGGTGCGGGCCAAGGAACGCCTGTCGCTGGTGATCCCGCTCACGTTGGCCATCATCGTGGTGCTGCTGTACCTGAACTTCCGCAATTTCATCGAAGTACTGATCATCCTGGGCACGCTACCCTTCTCGATGATTGGCGGCATCTGGCTGATGTACCTGCTGGGCTACAACCTGTCGGTCGCCGTGGGTGTGGGTTTCATCGCGCTTGCCGGGGTGGCGGTGGAAATAGGCGTGTTGATGCTGGTGTACCTGAACCAGGCCTGGCACCGGGTGCAGGAGTCGGTGGATCACCAGCTCGGGCAAATCGAGTTTGAGCAGCTGCGGGAAGCGGTGGTGCACGGTGCGGCCCAGCGGGTGCGACCAGTGATGATGACCGTTGCGTCGATTGTGGTTGGCCTGGTGCCGATCATGGTTGGGACGGGCACCGGGTCCGAGGTGATGCAGCGGGTTGCCGGGCCCATGATCGGCGGGATGATCAGCACGCTGATACTGGCGTTGTTGCTAATCCCGGCCATCTTCTACCTTTGGAAAAGGCGAATCGTAAAAAACCATTCAATAAAACGGGAGATCTGA
- a CDS encoding cupredoxin domain-containing protein has product MLRSAIAAVLLSVAPAVGLAAPGHDDSNQSHHGDHGNHGNHGNHGDHSGHGGHGGHGGGHHGMGPVGRPGSADAVDRVIEVSAGDDMAFDPGALNIRGGQTVKFVVTNTGQIPHEFVIGTASEHEEHREQMRQMMANGGGHHDHQGPNMVMLEPGETKTLIWRFADAPVDGQLQLACNIPGHYEAGMHSPVHIK; this is encoded by the coding sequence ATGTTACGAAGCGCGATTGCAGCTGTTTTACTGAGCGTCGCACCCGCTGTCGGCCTGGCCGCGCCGGGCCACGATGACAGCAACCAGAGCCATCATGGTGACCACGGCAACCACGGCAACCACGGCAACCACGGCGATCACAGTGGTCATGGTGGTCATGGTGGTCATGGCGGCGGGCACCATGGTATGGGCCCGGTTGGTCGCCCGGGAAGCGCCGATGCGGTGGATCGGGTGATCGAAGTATCGGCCGGCGATGACATGGCCTTCGATCCCGGCGCTCTGAATATCCGGGGCGGACAGACCGTCAAGTTTGTGGTGACCAATACCGGCCAGATCCCGCACGAGTTTGTGATTGGCACCGCCAGCGAGCACGAGGAGCACCGCGAGCAAATGCGCCAGATGATGGCCAATGGCGGTGGCCACCATGACCACCAGGGCCCCAATATGGTGATGCTGGAACCCGGTGAAACCAAAACCCTGATCTGGCGCTTTGCCGACGCGCCGGTCGACGGACAGCTCCAGCTGGCCTGCAATATTCCCGGCCATTACGAGGCTGGCATGCACAGCCCTGTTCACATCAAGTAA